In Dama dama isolate Ldn47 chromosome 20, ASM3311817v1, whole genome shotgun sequence, a single window of DNA contains:
- the LOC133040068 gene encoding olfactory receptor 10J1-like, with product MKKENHTLVSEFTFQGFSSFCEHQFTLFIMFFALYVLTLAGNIITVTVISLDRHLHTPMYFFLSMLSASEIVYTVIIIPKMLCNLIGLSQSISLAGCATQMFFFITLAINNCFLLTAMGYDRYVAICNPLRYTVIMNRRVCFQLVWGACSIGLIVATTQVTSVFRLPFCATKVAHFFCDIRPVMKLSCVDTTVNEILTLLISVLVILVPMGLVFISYILIISTILKIASAEGRKKAFATCASHLTVVIVHYGCASIAYLKPKSENTKDQDQLISVTYTIITPLLNPVVYTLRNKEAKDALLRAIGRKLS from the coding sequence ATGAAGAAAGAGAATCACACTCTGGTGAGTGAGTTTACTTTCCAGGGTTTCTCCAGCTTCTGTGAGCACCAGTTCACCCTCTTTATCATGTTTTTTGCACTGTACGTATTAACCCTGGCAGGCAATATCATCACTGTGACCGTCATTAGCCTTGACcgccacctccacacccccatgtatttcttcctcaGCATGCTGTCAGCTTCAGAGATCGTGTACACTGTCATCATTATACCCAAGATGCTCTGCAACCTCATAGGCCTGAGTCAGTCCATTTCTTTGGCAGGCTGTGCCACTCAGATGTTCTTCTTCATCACTTTGGCCATCAACAACTGCTTCCTGCTCACAGCGATGGGCTacgaccgctatgtggccatttgCAATCCCTTGAGGTACACAGTTATCATGAACAGGAGAGTGTGCTTCCAGTTGGTGTGGGGGGCCTGCAGCATCGGGCTGATTGTGGCCACGACACAGGTGACGTCTGTATTCAGGTTACCTTTCTGTGCCACAAAGGTGGCCCACTTCTTCTGTGACATCCGACCTGTGATGAAGCTCTCCTGCGTTGACACGACTGTCAATGAGATCTTGACTTTGCTCATCAGTGTCCTGGTGATCCTGGTTCCCATGGGATTGGTTTTCATTTCCTACATCCTCATCATCTCCACCATCCTTAAAATTGCCTCAGCTGAAGGTCGGAAGAAGGCCTTTGCCACCTGCGCCTCCCACCTCACTGTGGTCATCGTCCACTATGGCTGTGCCTCCATCGCCTACCTCAAGCCCAAGTCAGAGAACACCAAGGATCAGGACCAGCTGATCTCAGTGACCTACACCATCATCACCCCACTACTGAACCCTGTGGTGTACACCCTGAGGAACAAAGAGGCCAAGGATGCTCTGCTCCGGGCCATTGGCAGGAAGCTTTCCTGA